The segment AGTTGGCGCGCGACGTGCGGTGCCTGCACCGGTGGGAGTTCCGCGCGGATGCGCCGCCGTTAACTGAGGCCGTGCTGGACTACCTGTGGCTGGAGTCGCATGCCCGGCACATCAGGTCGTATGACCCCACCGTGGTGCCTGACCTGTTGCAGCTGCCGGAGTATGCCGAAGCGGTCGCTCAGCAGTCCACTAGTCCGGTGGCGTGGCAGGGCTGGGCGTGTACCGAGCGGCAGCAGATGCTTGACGGCCCGCCGCAAATGCTTCACACCGTCGTGGCCGAAGCGGCGCTGCGCCGCCCGCCAGGTCGTTCGGCCGCAGTGCTGCGACAGCAGCTCTACCACCTAACCGAGCTCACCGCGATGCCGAACATCACGGTGCAGGTGCTGCCGGCCAGCGTCCCGCCTCTACCCGGAGTCGACGGCTCGTTCGCCTCCTTCGACCTCGGGCCGCCCTACGGGTTGGTCGCAGCGGTCCACGACTTGGCCGATCCGGTCATCCACGAGTTGGAGGGTGCCGAGCGGTACGCCGGCGTGTTCGAGCAGTTGTCTGTGGCGGCGTTGGACGAAGCCACGTCCGCCGCCCTGATCACCGAGGCCGCGAAGCGGTCATCCAACAGAGAGGAGTAAGGCGATGCCGACTGTGCGGGAGCAGTTCGTGCAGAGCATGCGTGCGCAGTGGTTGGGCGCCCGGATGCGGGATCTACGCCAGGAACGCGGCCTGACGCTGAAGTACGTCTCGGCGTACCTCGGTGTGGAGTTTTCCACTCTCGCCCGCTATGAGCGGGCTGAGTGGCCGTTCCGCCGCGACCACGTCGTCG is part of the Phytohabitans houttuyneae genome and harbors:
- a CDS encoding helix-turn-helix domain-containing protein, which produces MSWLRTTEPSLRSCWLGRQLRELRLGSGVSLRYAEGVTGVPWGQIKAAEQGTHVLQVGRVGALLALYGVGDSATRELLLELARDVRCLHRWEFRADAPPLTEAVLDYLWLESHARHIRSYDPTVVPDLLQLPEYAEAVAQQSTSPVAWQGWACTERQQMLDGPPQMLHTVVAEAALRRPPGRSAAVLRQQLYHLTELTAMPNITVQVLPASVPPLPGVDGSFASFDLGPPYGLVAAVHDLADPVIHELEGAERYAGVFEQLSVAALDEATSAALITEAAKRSSNREE